In Chrysoperla carnea chromosome 2, inChrCarn1.1, whole genome shotgun sequence, the following proteins share a genomic window:
- the LOC123293527 gene encoding probable phosphorylase b kinase regulatory subunit alpha isoform X4: MRSRSNSGVRLDYFQRVVTKIILNHQNPVTGLFPASPENSHAWIRDNVYSILAVWGLAMAYKKMADQDEDRAKTYELEQSCVKLMRGLLMAMMQQKDKVEKFKITQHPLDSLHAKYSSLTGQTVVGDGEWGHLQIDAVSLYLLILAQMTASGLQIVFSLDEVAFIQNLVFYIESAYCIPDYGIWERGDKTNHGLPELNASSIGMAKAALEAINELDLFGARGGPSSIIHVLADEAQKCQAVLQSMLPRESNSKELDSGLLSVISFPAFAVDDPALIQLTREAIINKLQGRYGCKRFLRDGHRTPKEDPNRLYYEPWELRMFENLECEWPLFFCYLVLDFLFRKDKERCREYMERLEEVMLRNDEGMKLVPELYAVPAEVVNAEYKDPGSQTRIPRGQCPFMWAQSLYILAKLLQEGFLAIGELDPLNRRLCSEKKPDVVVQVVILADDNDIRDKLAEHDIVVQTIAEVAPIEVQPARVLSHLYTYLGRNEKLGLSGRKSRDVGILSTSKLYTLHDRIFAFTPQNFDFDEYYTSYDNSLSVSNFTMNLGFLAMNWKNMVGRPTITLMATHNYLENGKIPLAMITTMKKLRSGYINGTRVTLGNLGDFLSTSCITNLSFLGSQEDGLPDRLNPQVEQYLVQHIRKSFTNKSTLLEKTVVCKGERNLRRRMSVKGAIKKTRSINVDSEANRRQSTVSVQSFLDVDHSTISGRSASPEDANRQLNIPNREKSPSIGKFDVPTINLPSSRYRLQSENQQYADTEVEELFAMLRESESLEEQGDILQYLVDTQGLDFNTGMLENGRVVTVRDLLKGLYEKACQQKLWGLVRHTAGMLGKRVEDLAKAITDLLVRQKQTTVGMPPNNEHTISAPLPESELRHLIHMAYGDDESTAMLTQELIVYLAMFIRTEPQLFHEMLRLRVGLIIQVMATELSRTLICDGEEASEHLLNLSPFEMKNLLHHIISGKEFAISSVGRGNFSVVSCKSSRVSKRSHIGGFLGIDSEVDENSESDRQGQWLRRRRLDGALNRVPRDFYPRVWGVLERCQGLAIEGRVLPQSLTQEMTSGELKFALAVETVLNSIPQPEYRQLIVEALMVLTLVSEHNVAHSLGGIIAVEHLVHKANEIFLEDQVKCNGDATLCCAKPREEWEITQTCGPLCGGAAYICQHFYDSAPSGSYGTMTYITRAVACLLDCLPKQGDLDCTIC; encoded by the exons ATGCGAAGTCGAAGTAATTCAGGTGTACGTTTGGATTATTTTCAACGTgttgttacaaaaattatattaaatcatcaaaatcctGTTACGGGATTGTTTCCTGCAAGTCCTGAAAATTCTCATGCATGGATTCGCGATAATGTTTATTCTATTTTGGCTGTTTGGGGCCTTGCCATGGCATACAAAAAGATGGCTGATCAAGATGAGGATAGAGCCAAAACATATGAACTAGAACAGAGTTGCGTAAAATTAATGAGAG GTTTATTAATGGCAATGATGCAGCAAAAagataaagttgaaaaatttaaaataacacaacATCCATTGGATTCTTTACATGCAAAATATTCATCATTAACTGGTCAAACGGTTGTTGGTGATGGTGAATGGGGCCATTTACAAATTGATGCTGTATCCTTATACCTTTTAATCTTAGCACAAATGACCGCATCTGGATTACAAATTGTTTTTAGCTTAGATGAAGTTgcattcattcaaaatttagtattttatattgaatctgCATATTGTATTCCT GATTATGGTATTTGGGAACGTGGCGATAAAACTAATCATGGTCTACCAGAATTAAATGCTAGTTCAATTGGTATGGCCAAAGCAGCTTTAGAAGCGATTAATGAATTAGATTTATTTGGAGCACGCGGTGGACCATCGAGTATTATTCATGTATTAGCCGATGAAGCTCAAAAATGTCAAGCTGTTTTACAG tcAATGTTACCACGTGAATCCAACAGTAAAGAACTTGATAGTGGTCTATTATCAGTGATTAGTTTTCCTGCATTTGCGGTAGATGATCCTGCGCTCATTCAATTAACACGAGAggcaattattaataaacttcAAGGACGATATGGATGTAAACGTTTTCTACGAGATGGTCATCGGACTCCTAAAGAg GATCCGAACAGATTATACTACGAACCATGGGAATTAAGAATGTTTGAAAATCTTGAATGTGAATGGCCCttattcttttgttatttagtactagattttttatttcgcaAAGATAAAGAACGTTGTCGTGAATATATGGAACGACTAGAAGAG GTAATGCTTCGAAATGACGAAGGTATGAAATTAGTACCTGAATTATATGCTGTACCAGCAGAAGTGGTTAATGCTGAGTATAAAGATCCTGGAAGTCAAACTCGTATACCGAGAGGTCAATGTCCATTTATGTGGGCACAATCATTATACATTTTAGCTAAACTTCTACAAGAG GGTTTTCTTGCTATTGGTGAATTAGATCCCTTAAATAGACGATTATGTTCTGAGAAGAAACCAGACGTCGTTGTTCAAGTGGTTATTTTAGCCGATGATAATGATATTCGTGATAAATTAGCTGAGCATGACATTGTGGTGCAAACAATTGCTGAAGTAGCACCGATTGAAGTACAACCTGCTAGAGTTTTATCTcacttatatacatatttag GTAGAAACGAGAAACTTGGTTTATCTGGACGTAAATCACGTGATGTTGGTATTTTAAGTACAAGTAAACTGTATACATTGCATGATCGTATTTTCGCTTTTACACCTCAG AACtttgattttgatgaatattACACTAGTTATGATAATTCATTGTCCGTAAGCAATTTTACAATGAACTTAGGCTTTTTGGCAATGAATTGGAAAAATATGGTTGGGCGCCCAACAATTACATTAATGGCTACACACAATTATTTag AGAATGGTAAAATACCTTTAGCGATGATTACAACAATGAAAAAGTTAAGATCTGGTTATATTAATGGTACACGAGTGACCCTCGGAAATTTAGGTGATTTTCTTAGCACAAGTTGTATAACTAATTTAAGTTTTCTTGGAAGTCAAGAAGACGGATTGCCTGATC GTCTAAATCCACAAGTGGAACAATATTTGGTTCAACATATTCGAAAatcatttacaaataaatcaaCATTACTTGAAAAAACAGTGGTATGCAAAGGTGAACGAAATTTACGAAGACGTATGTCCGTGAAGGGTGCCATTAAAAAGACACGATCTATTAATGTAGATT CTGAAGCTAATCGTCGTCAAAGTACAGTAAGTGTTCAATCTTTCCTTGACGTTGATCATTCAACAATATCAGGCCGTAGTGCTTCACCAGAGGATGCAAATAGGCAATTAAATATACCAAATCGTGAAAAATCACCATCGATTGGTAAATTCGATGTACCAACCATAAATTTACCATCGAGTCGATACCGTTTACAATCAGAAAATCAACAATATGCTGATACCGAAGTAGAAGAATTATTTGCAATGTTACGTGAATCCGAATCACTAGAAGAACAAGGTGATATTCTACAATATTTGGTTGATACCCAAGGTTTAGATTTCAATACTGGCATGTTGGAAAATGGTCGGGTTGTCACTGTTCGAGATTTATTAAAAG GTCTTTATGAGAAAGCATGTCAACAAAAACTATGGGGCTTAGTTCGACATACCGCTGGCATGTTGGGTAAACGTGTTGAAGACTTAGCAAAAGCTATCACTGATTTACTTGTACGTCAAAAACAAACTACAGTTGGAATGCCACCAAACAATGAGCACACCATTTCAGCACCACTACCAGAAAGTGAATTACGACATCTGATACATATGGCTTATGGAGATGATGAGAGTACAGCTATGTTAACCCaagaattaattgtatatttggcAATGTTCATCCGAACTGAACCACAGTTATTCCATGAGATGTTACGTTTACGTGTTGGACTTATCATTCAAGTAATGGCTACTGAATTGTCACGTACATTGATTTGTGATGGTGAGGAAGCTTCAGAACATCTATTAAATTTATCAccatttgaaatgaaaaatttattgcatCATATTATCAGTGGAAAGGAATTTGCTATAAGCAGTG TGGGTCGTGGAAATTTCTCAGTTGTTAGCTGTAAATCAAGTCGTGTTAGTAAACGAAGCCATATTGGTGGATTTTTGGGAATTGATTCAGAGGTTGATGAAAATTCTGAATCAGATCGTCAAGGGCAATGGTTACGTAGACGTCGGTTAGATGGGGCTTTAAATAGGGTGCCACGTGATTTCTATCCTCGTGTATGGGGAGTCTTAGAACGA tgtcAAGGGCTTGCAATTGAAGGACGAGTATTACCACAAAGTCTTACTCAAGAAATGACTTCAGGAGAATTAAAATTTGCCTTAGCTGTGGAAActgttttaaattcaataccACAACCAGAATATCGTCAGTTGATTGTGGAAGCATTAATGGTGTTAACACTTGTATCAGAACATAATGTAGCCCATAGTCTGGGTGGTATTATTGCTGTAGAACATTTGGTACATAAAgctaatgaaatatttttggaagatcaa gtcAAATGCAATGGAGATGCAACATTGTGCTGTGCAAAACCACGCGAAGAATGGGAAATAACACAAACATGTGGTCCCTTGTGCGGTGGAGCTGCATATATTTGTCAACATTTTTATGATAGTGCACCAAGTGGCAGTTATGGCACTATGACCTATATTACACGAGCTGTAGCATGCTTATTGGATTGTTTGCCCAAACAAGGCGATCTCGATTGTACTATCTGTTAA
- the LOC123293527 gene encoding probable phosphorylase b kinase regulatory subunit alpha isoform X3, whose product MRSRSNSGVRLDYFQRVVTKIILNHQNPVTGLFPASPENSHAWIRDNVYSILAVWGLAMAYKKMADQDEDRAKTYELEQSCVKLMRGLLMAMMQQKDKVEKFKITQHPLDSLHAKYSSLTGQTVVGDGEWGHLQIDAVSLYLLILAQMTASGLQIVFSLDEVAFIQNLVFYIESAYCIPDYGIWERGDKTNHGLPELNASSIGMAKAALEAINELDLFGARGGPSSIIHVLADEAQKCQAVLQSMLPRESNSKELDSGLLSVISFPAFAVDDPALIQLTREAIINKLQGRYGCKRFLRDGHRTPKEDPNRLYYEPWELRMFENLECEWPLFFCYLVLDFLFRKDKERCREYMERLEEVMLRNDEGMKLVPELYAVPAEVVNAEYKDPGSQTRIPRGQCPFMWAQSLYILAKLLQEGFLAIGELDPLNRRLCSEKKPDVVVQVVILADDNDIRDKLAEHDIVVQTIAEVAPIEVQPARVLSHLYTYLGRNEKLGLSGRKSRDVGILSTSKLYTLHDRIFAFTPQFTDMSRNHIASDYELMIDICKSEINFLKSSWQNMLGRPLVVLGCRQIDLENGKIPLAMITTMKKLRSGYINGTRVTLGNLGDFLSTSCITNLSFLGSQEDGLPDRLNPQVEQYLVQHIRKSFTNKSTLLEKTVVCKGERNLRRRMSVKGAIKKTRSINVDCMEVVAEANRRQSTVSVQSFLDVDHSTISGRSASPEDANRQLNIPNREKSPSIGKFDVPTINLPSSRYRLQSENQQYADTEVEELFAMLRESESLEEQGDILQYLVDTQGLDFNTGMLENGRVVTVRDLLKGLYEKACQQKLWGLVRHTAGMLGKRVEDLAKAITDLLVRQKQTTVGMPPNNEHTISAPLPESELRHLIHMAYGDDESTAMLTQELIVYLAMFIRTEPQLFHEMLRLRVGLIIQVMATELSRTLICDGEEASEHLLNLSPFEMKNLLHHIISGKEFAISSVGRGNFSVVSCKSSRVSKRSHIGGFLGIDSEVDENSESDRQGQWLRRRRLDGALNRVPRDFYPRVWGVLERCQGLAIEGRVLPQSLTQEMTSGELKFALAVETVLNSIPQPEYRQLIVEALMVLTLVSEHNVAHSLGGIIAVEHLVHKANEIFLEDQVKCNGDATLCCAKPREEWEITQTCGPLCGGAAYICQHFYDSAPSGSYGTMTYITRAVACLLDCLPKQGDLDCTIC is encoded by the exons ATGCGAAGTCGAAGTAATTCAGGTGTACGTTTGGATTATTTTCAACGTgttgttacaaaaattatattaaatcatcaaaatcctGTTACGGGATTGTTTCCTGCAAGTCCTGAAAATTCTCATGCATGGATTCGCGATAATGTTTATTCTATTTTGGCTGTTTGGGGCCTTGCCATGGCATACAAAAAGATGGCTGATCAAGATGAGGATAGAGCCAAAACATATGAACTAGAACAGAGTTGCGTAAAATTAATGAGAG GTTTATTAATGGCAATGATGCAGCAAAAagataaagttgaaaaatttaaaataacacaacATCCATTGGATTCTTTACATGCAAAATATTCATCATTAACTGGTCAAACGGTTGTTGGTGATGGTGAATGGGGCCATTTACAAATTGATGCTGTATCCTTATACCTTTTAATCTTAGCACAAATGACCGCATCTGGATTACAAATTGTTTTTAGCTTAGATGAAGTTgcattcattcaaaatttagtattttatattgaatctgCATATTGTATTCCT GATTATGGTATTTGGGAACGTGGCGATAAAACTAATCATGGTCTACCAGAATTAAATGCTAGTTCAATTGGTATGGCCAAAGCAGCTTTAGAAGCGATTAATGAATTAGATTTATTTGGAGCACGCGGTGGACCATCGAGTATTATTCATGTATTAGCCGATGAAGCTCAAAAATGTCAAGCTGTTTTACAG tcAATGTTACCACGTGAATCCAACAGTAAAGAACTTGATAGTGGTCTATTATCAGTGATTAGTTTTCCTGCATTTGCGGTAGATGATCCTGCGCTCATTCAATTAACACGAGAggcaattattaataaacttcAAGGACGATATGGATGTAAACGTTTTCTACGAGATGGTCATCGGACTCCTAAAGAg GATCCGAACAGATTATACTACGAACCATGGGAATTAAGAATGTTTGAAAATCTTGAATGTGAATGGCCCttattcttttgttatttagtactagattttttatttcgcaAAGATAAAGAACGTTGTCGTGAATATATGGAACGACTAGAAGAG GTAATGCTTCGAAATGACGAAGGTATGAAATTAGTACCTGAATTATATGCTGTACCAGCAGAAGTGGTTAATGCTGAGTATAAAGATCCTGGAAGTCAAACTCGTATACCGAGAGGTCAATGTCCATTTATGTGGGCACAATCATTATACATTTTAGCTAAACTTCTACAAGAG GGTTTTCTTGCTATTGGTGAATTAGATCCCTTAAATAGACGATTATGTTCTGAGAAGAAACCAGACGTCGTTGTTCAAGTGGTTATTTTAGCCGATGATAATGATATTCGTGATAAATTAGCTGAGCATGACATTGTGGTGCAAACAATTGCTGAAGTAGCACCGATTGAAGTACAACCTGCTAGAGTTTTATCTcacttatatacatatttag GTAGAAACGAGAAACTTGGTTTATCTGGACGTAAATCACGTGATGTTGGTATTTTAAGTACAAGTAAACTGTATACATTGCATGATCGTATTTTCGCTTTTACACCTCAG TTTACGGATATGTCTCGTAATCACATTGCATCCGACTATGAATTAATGATTGATATTTGCAAGagtgaaattaattttctcaaatCCAGTTGGCAGAATATGTTGGGACGACCTTTAGTTGTACTTGGTTGTCGACAAATAGATTTag AGAATGGTAAAATACCTTTAGCGATGATTACAACAATGAAAAAGTTAAGATCTGGTTATATTAATGGTACACGAGTGACCCTCGGAAATTTAGGTGATTTTCTTAGCACAAGTTGTATAACTAATTTAAGTTTTCTTGGAAGTCAAGAAGACGGATTGCCTGATC GTCTAAATCCACAAGTGGAACAATATTTGGTTCAACATATTCGAAAatcatttacaaataaatcaaCATTACTTGAAAAAACAGTGGTATGCAAAGGTGAACGAAATTTACGAAGACGTATGTCCGTGAAGGGTGCCATTAAAAAGACACGATCTATTAATGTAGATT GTATGGAAGTCGTAGCTGAAGCTAATCGTCGTCAAAGTACAGTAAGTGTTCAATCTTTCCTTGACGTTGATCATTCAACAATATCAGGCCGTAGTGCTTCACCAGAGGATGCAAATAGGCAATTAAATATACCAAATCGTGAAAAATCACCATCGATTGGTAAATTCGATGTACCAACCATAAATTTACCATCGAGTCGATACCGTTTACAATCAGAAAATCAACAATATGCTGATACCGAAGTAGAAGAATTATTTGCAATGTTACGTGAATCCGAATCACTAGAAGAACAAGGTGATATTCTACAATATTTGGTTGATACCCAAGGTTTAGATTTCAATACTGGCATGTTGGAAAATGGTCGGGTTGTCACTGTTCGAGATTTATTAAAAG GTCTTTATGAGAAAGCATGTCAACAAAAACTATGGGGCTTAGTTCGACATACCGCTGGCATGTTGGGTAAACGTGTTGAAGACTTAGCAAAAGCTATCACTGATTTACTTGTACGTCAAAAACAAACTACAGTTGGAATGCCACCAAACAATGAGCACACCATTTCAGCACCACTACCAGAAAGTGAATTACGACATCTGATACATATGGCTTATGGAGATGATGAGAGTACAGCTATGTTAACCCaagaattaattgtatatttggcAATGTTCATCCGAACTGAACCACAGTTATTCCATGAGATGTTACGTTTACGTGTTGGACTTATCATTCAAGTAATGGCTACTGAATTGTCACGTACATTGATTTGTGATGGTGAGGAAGCTTCAGAACATCTATTAAATTTATCAccatttgaaatgaaaaatttattgcatCATATTATCAGTGGAAAGGAATTTGCTATAAGCAGTG TGGGTCGTGGAAATTTCTCAGTTGTTAGCTGTAAATCAAGTCGTGTTAGTAAACGAAGCCATATTGGTGGATTTTTGGGAATTGATTCAGAGGTTGATGAAAATTCTGAATCAGATCGTCAAGGGCAATGGTTACGTAGACGTCGGTTAGATGGGGCTTTAAATAGGGTGCCACGTGATTTCTATCCTCGTGTATGGGGAGTCTTAGAACGA tgtcAAGGGCTTGCAATTGAAGGACGAGTATTACCACAAAGTCTTACTCAAGAAATGACTTCAGGAGAATTAAAATTTGCCTTAGCTGTGGAAActgttttaaattcaataccACAACCAGAATATCGTCAGTTGATTGTGGAAGCATTAATGGTGTTAACACTTGTATCAGAACATAATGTAGCCCATAGTCTGGGTGGTATTATTGCTGTAGAACATTTGGTACATAAAgctaatgaaatatttttggaagatcaa gtcAAATGCAATGGAGATGCAACATTGTGCTGTGCAAAACCACGCGAAGAATGGGAAATAACACAAACATGTGGTCCCTTGTGCGGTGGAGCTGCATATATTTGTCAACATTTTTATGATAGTGCACCAAGTGGCAGTTATGGCACTATGACCTATATTACACGAGCTGTAGCATGCTTATTGGATTGTTTGCCCAAACAAGGCGATCTCGATTGTACTATCTGTTAA
- the LOC123293527 gene encoding probable phosphorylase b kinase regulatory subunit alpha isoform X2 has product MRSRSNSGVRLDYFQRVVTKIILNHQNPVTGLFPASPENSHAWIRDNVYSILAVWGLAMAYKKMADQDEDRAKTYELEQSCVKLMRGLLMAMMQQKDKVEKFKITQHPLDSLHAKYSSLTGQTVVGDGEWGHLQIDAVSLYLLILAQMTASGLQIVFSLDEVAFIQNLVFYIESAYCIPDYGIWERGDKTNHGLPELNASSIGMAKAALEAINELDLFGARGGPSSIIHVLADEAQKCQAVLQSMLPRESNSKELDSGLLSVISFPAFAVDDPALIQLTREAIINKLQGRYGCKRFLRDGHRTPKEDPNRLYYEPWELRMFENLECEWPLFFCYLVLDFLFRKDKERCREYMERLEEVMLRNDEGMKLVPELYAVPAEVVNAEYKDPGSQTRIPRGQCPFMWAQSLYILAKLLQEGFLAIGELDPLNRRLCSEKKPDVVVQVVILADDNDIRDKLAEHDIVVQTIAEVAPIEVQPARVLSHLYTYLGRNEKLGLSGRKSRDVGILSTSKLYTLHDRIFAFTPQFTDMSRNHIASDYELMIDICKSEINFLKSSWQNMLGRPLVVLGCRQIDLENGKIPLAMITTMKKLRSGYINGTRVTLGNLGDFLSTSCITNLSFLGSQEDGLPDRLNPQVEQYLVQHIRKSFTNKSTLLEKTVVCKGERNLRRRMSVKGAIKKTRSINVDSETLGMEVVAEANRRQSTVSVQSFLDVDHSTISGRSASPEDANRQLNIPNREKSPSIGKFDVPTINLPSSRYRLQSENQQYADTEVEELFAMLRESESLEEQGDILQYLVDTQGLDFNTGMLENGRVVTVRDLLKGLYEKACQQKLWGLVRHTAGMLGKRVEDLAKAITDLLVRQKQTTVGMPPNNEHTISAPLPESELRHLIHMAYGDDESTAMLTQELIVYLAMFIRTEPQLFHEMLRLRVGLIIQVMATELSRTLICDGEEASEHLLNLSPFEMKNLLHHIISGKEFAISSVGRGNFSVVSCKSSRVSKRSHIGGFLGIDSEVDENSESDRQGQWLRRRRLDGALNRVPRDFYPRVWGVLERCQGLAIEGRVLPQSLTQEMTSGELKFALAVETVLNSIPQPEYRQLIVEALMVLTLVSEHNVAHSLGGIIAVEHLVHKANEIFLEDQVKCNGDATLCCAKPREEWEITQTCGPLCGGAAYICQHFYDSAPSGSYGTMTYITRAVACLLDCLPKQGDLDCTIC; this is encoded by the exons ATGCGAAGTCGAAGTAATTCAGGTGTACGTTTGGATTATTTTCAACGTgttgttacaaaaattatattaaatcatcaaaatcctGTTACGGGATTGTTTCCTGCAAGTCCTGAAAATTCTCATGCATGGATTCGCGATAATGTTTATTCTATTTTGGCTGTTTGGGGCCTTGCCATGGCATACAAAAAGATGGCTGATCAAGATGAGGATAGAGCCAAAACATATGAACTAGAACAGAGTTGCGTAAAATTAATGAGAG GTTTATTAATGGCAATGATGCAGCAAAAagataaagttgaaaaatttaaaataacacaacATCCATTGGATTCTTTACATGCAAAATATTCATCATTAACTGGTCAAACGGTTGTTGGTGATGGTGAATGGGGCCATTTACAAATTGATGCTGTATCCTTATACCTTTTAATCTTAGCACAAATGACCGCATCTGGATTACAAATTGTTTTTAGCTTAGATGAAGTTgcattcattcaaaatttagtattttatattgaatctgCATATTGTATTCCT GATTATGGTATTTGGGAACGTGGCGATAAAACTAATCATGGTCTACCAGAATTAAATGCTAGTTCAATTGGTATGGCCAAAGCAGCTTTAGAAGCGATTAATGAATTAGATTTATTTGGAGCACGCGGTGGACCATCGAGTATTATTCATGTATTAGCCGATGAAGCTCAAAAATGTCAAGCTGTTTTACAG tcAATGTTACCACGTGAATCCAACAGTAAAGAACTTGATAGTGGTCTATTATCAGTGATTAGTTTTCCTGCATTTGCGGTAGATGATCCTGCGCTCATTCAATTAACACGAGAggcaattattaataaacttcAAGGACGATATGGATGTAAACGTTTTCTACGAGATGGTCATCGGACTCCTAAAGAg GATCCGAACAGATTATACTACGAACCATGGGAATTAAGAATGTTTGAAAATCTTGAATGTGAATGGCCCttattcttttgttatttagtactagattttttatttcgcaAAGATAAAGAACGTTGTCGTGAATATATGGAACGACTAGAAGAG GTAATGCTTCGAAATGACGAAGGTATGAAATTAGTACCTGAATTATATGCTGTACCAGCAGAAGTGGTTAATGCTGAGTATAAAGATCCTGGAAGTCAAACTCGTATACCGAGAGGTCAATGTCCATTTATGTGGGCACAATCATTATACATTTTAGCTAAACTTCTACAAGAG GGTTTTCTTGCTATTGGTGAATTAGATCCCTTAAATAGACGATTATGTTCTGAGAAGAAACCAGACGTCGTTGTTCAAGTGGTTATTTTAGCCGATGATAATGATATTCGTGATAAATTAGCTGAGCATGACATTGTGGTGCAAACAATTGCTGAAGTAGCACCGATTGAAGTACAACCTGCTAGAGTTTTATCTcacttatatacatatttag GTAGAAACGAGAAACTTGGTTTATCTGGACGTAAATCACGTGATGTTGGTATTTTAAGTACAAGTAAACTGTATACATTGCATGATCGTATTTTCGCTTTTACACCTCAG TTTACGGATATGTCTCGTAATCACATTGCATCCGACTATGAATTAATGATTGATATTTGCAAGagtgaaattaattttctcaaatCCAGTTGGCAGAATATGTTGGGACGACCTTTAGTTGTACTTGGTTGTCGACAAATAGATTTag AGAATGGTAAAATACCTTTAGCGATGATTACAACAATGAAAAAGTTAAGATCTGGTTATATTAATGGTACACGAGTGACCCTCGGAAATTTAGGTGATTTTCTTAGCACAAGTTGTATAACTAATTTAAGTTTTCTTGGAAGTCAAGAAGACGGATTGCCTGATC GTCTAAATCCACAAGTGGAACAATATTTGGTTCAACATATTCGAAAatcatttacaaataaatcaaCATTACTTGAAAAAACAGTGGTATGCAAAGGTGAACGAAATTTACGAAGACGTATGTCCGTGAAGGGTGCCATTAAAAAGACACGATCTATTAATGTAGATT cCGAAACGTTAGGTATGGAAGTCGTAGCTGAAGCTAATCGTCGTCAAAGTACAGTAAGTGTTCAATCTTTCCTTGACGTTGATCATTCAACAATATCAGGCCGTAGTGCTTCACCAGAGGATGCAAATAGGCAATTAAATATACCAAATCGTGAAAAATCACCATCGATTGGTAAATTCGATGTACCAACCATAAATTTACCATCGAGTCGATACCGTTTACAATCAGAAAATCAACAATATGCTGATACCGAAGTAGAAGAATTATTTGCAATGTTACGTGAATCCGAATCACTAGAAGAACAAGGTGATATTCTACAATATTTGGTTGATACCCAAGGTTTAGATTTCAATACTGGCATGTTGGAAAATGGTCGGGTTGTCACTGTTCGAGATTTATTAAAAG GTCTTTATGAGAAAGCATGTCAACAAAAACTATGGGGCTTAGTTCGACATACCGCTGGCATGTTGGGTAAACGTGTTGAAGACTTAGCAAAAGCTATCACTGATTTACTTGTACGTCAAAAACAAACTACAGTTGGAATGCCACCAAACAATGAGCACACCATTTCAGCACCACTACCAGAAAGTGAATTACGACATCTGATACATATGGCTTATGGAGATGATGAGAGTACAGCTATGTTAACCCaagaattaattgtatatttggcAATGTTCATCCGAACTGAACCACAGTTATTCCATGAGATGTTACGTTTACGTGTTGGACTTATCATTCAAGTAATGGCTACTGAATTGTCACGTACATTGATTTGTGATGGTGAGGAAGCTTCAGAACATCTATTAAATTTATCAccatttgaaatgaaaaatttattgcatCATATTATCAGTGGAAAGGAATTTGCTATAAGCAGTG TGGGTCGTGGAAATTTCTCAGTTGTTAGCTGTAAATCAAGTCGTGTTAGTAAACGAAGCCATATTGGTGGATTTTTGGGAATTGATTCAGAGGTTGATGAAAATTCTGAATCAGATCGTCAAGGGCAATGGTTACGTAGACGTCGGTTAGATGGGGCTTTAAATAGGGTGCCACGTGATTTCTATCCTCGTGTATGGGGAGTCTTAGAACGA tgtcAAGGGCTTGCAATTGAAGGACGAGTATTACCACAAAGTCTTACTCAAGAAATGACTTCAGGAGAATTAAAATTTGCCTTAGCTGTGGAAActgttttaaattcaataccACAACCAGAATATCGTCAGTTGATTGTGGAAGCATTAATGGTGTTAACACTTGTATCAGAACATAATGTAGCCCATAGTCTGGGTGGTATTATTGCTGTAGAACATTTGGTACATAAAgctaatgaaatatttttggaagatcaa gtcAAATGCAATGGAGATGCAACATTGTGCTGTGCAAAACCACGCGAAGAATGGGAAATAACACAAACATGTGGTCCCTTGTGCGGTGGAGCTGCATATATTTGTCAACATTTTTATGATAGTGCACCAAGTGGCAGTTATGGCACTATGACCTATATTACACGAGCTGTAGCATGCTTATTGGATTGTTTGCCCAAACAAGGCGATCTCGATTGTACTATCTGTTAA